The segment tggtttatggtttcatttttcgtattgcacttcctacatatgggagagatgttatttccgtctattgttctttgaacatatttggtttttggggcctgatcttgtgctgctgttatcattccttcagtttccttctttagctctcccctctatagcccttgccatgtgtcatcgagggggggggggggggctggctaTTTTCTTTAGTGTCCCCCTTAATGTATTgtcagtgcattggtttgttgtgccagtcctctgttctgtctgtcattctcctgtctctgtatatttctgggtcttcgtctacttttattagtccttcttcccatgcactctttagccactcgtacccccagatgctgaagccttgccgaggatggggggcttaggattcagcagctgggccctgatgcctggtgggaactgctttctcgctggaccttggtgcccagctgttgaatCCAAACTAAatgagtcagcccttttcctttcactaaaacttttcatccttctgcttcctccccctataaggtacggattttatgttgatgacttttggatttgttttggacatgatttggacttgttcattggatttgatggagggtgaggatggttggcatggcACCTCACccatagaactcgagtacctaacgtggtcgagcgaggggaaagttgagatgtcaaaccctgcacttagtgctgggtctgatctcaacggacatcatgacgccttatgCACTGAGGGTGGgatgtatatctgggtggtacccctagggcagccctgtatgggataacactgtcctctaaatgtggctccatggtgggtgggggctacctggacgaatcatcaattcaacgtcttatggagacatttAAAACCTTCTGTtaacgacttaggcaaggataaggacaaggaaaactctggtaattcctccattgtggaCTTTGGCGCGTTTTTGTCAAAGGACCATCCTAGTTACAAACATTTttatatgtgaaaccagtccctttagactggaattatgaaacggtatttaatgaattttgtaaatttggtaaagtaaaagaagtaaggaatagacttggcaaaaattatgggttttttttgaattctgggtatttttcaataacgaatcggaagctcacagagcctacagagagttcagatcagattcattgagtgttggacttgtagaggcaaaagaggtccctaggtatcttgagagtTATAGACCACCTAATGAAACTAAAGATactagtaaaataagtaaaaacctccagatcaccagacccagctaagtggttaattattcaacacatggtgagagaggcaacctcttcaaagtgaaaaggtttgtaagccagaagatcggcaatgttgggagtcctgaattaactcgctttgggcataatagtttttttagttcatatcaagacagatattcaatcgataatgctcctaaatttgaagcttgatcctgagggtatgataaaagaggtaaaacctcactataattttagttatgcgaaggtttgtttatatttaatgaagatcttacatgaaatggatgaggaggaaattttggaaatgtgtccggatgtggtttggaaggttttcaagtgccctgctcatcgatgcttattttaacatttaaaagttcttctctgccatctgaaattattcttgatagtgaaatcaTGGAAGTTcatccttatagaccgagagtgctccagtgctttaaatgttttggttttggacactcctctaacgttgcaccagaaataaactcgtgaatcgtgtggccagcctgagcacgaggaatgttctggaccagtaatttgcgtaaactgtaagggtgaacatcgagcccgtgataaaaaatgtagtgcattcaagaaagaacaagatgcattactaaaatctcttgacgaacacatcagtgtgggacaggccaagaagctgttgggcaggaaaacttATCCGGATGCCTTGAAGCAACAACAATTGAATACTGCCTCTTCTGGGCCCctccccttctggtggggctcccccggtgccccgctggtgggggtttttccacaccccctctagttGGGGGTACCCCTGCCCCCCCtggccccccctggtggggcctcctgtgccccccctggtggggccttcCCATCCCCCCCTgtggggcctcccgtgccccccctggtggggcctcccttgcccccctggtggggcctcccatgccccccctggtggggcttcccatgcccccttGGTGGAGCTTCTCATTCCCCCCTTTTGGGGTTTCCCATgtttgcagagactctggtcaagccaggggaccctgttgtttcaagggttcaagccaggtctcaatttgttgacgacttctctctgtcagggacattgcctgacattgagccctcacctgatcttgacattacagtgcaccgtggagatgacggtgaggagatggaggccctctttattcgtcagaagagggccctttctccctcttcgcctcattcacggtcactcggcaatcatagaaaaaacaaaagtaaaactgaaaggggaagtgaaagcccatcttctaaaaaaTCTGTAACATCTAGATCTAGGTCAAACTGATAaaatctctctcaccaggacacagattcctaaattagtagggaattttaagatcccttcctctaaataatggctctcatgcagtggaacatccgtggctttatacaaaatagagagcaagttcgggttctgtttagggatcatgatctatctgcaatgtgtcttcaggagacaaagttgggagagaacactcccaacttgggttttaattattcattccataggtctccacccctgataggtgtacgtgctcagggaggcacaggcatcatagtccgcatgTCTGTTAATCaaagggttgttcaattgaacactgtgttgcaggcttgtgcagttcaaattttcaattataaactAGATCcgtcattagaaagtagattgcaggatgtgCAGGGTAATCCGCATCACCTAGAATTAAATGATCTACAAACAtcgatagaccagcttcctaaacccttcattttgattTGATGGGGGATTtaaatgccaagcacaccctctggggtgaGCCAAACTGCggccggtggggtttaataatagaacagctgcttgacttaaatgacatcgctttaatgaatgatggttcccctacaagacatgatgtttttcataatactgactcagccattgacctcactatctgctcttcgtctttgaggttagattaccagtgggtagtagaccagaatgatcatggtagtgatcattggcccattcactttaagtttaagaaaaatattccatctccatgtttaccaaaatcgaaggtaggggaggctgactgggaattattcaaaaaatctactgaagttgatcaaaatataatagattttcagagcccaacatccgcgttatgagtatttaatcagtatattgcggTGTGGGTGCCATGCtatctattcctcgaacttctggtaagcctcgtcgtcctctagtaccttggtggtgtgatgcacgcgccttgagccgaaagataacaagaacttgctacaagagatatcgtagatatccttgcttggtaagtAAAATTagctataaaagagctcttgctaagcaaaagaaaacatttaagcaggcaaagagggaattgtttatcagatatataagtgaattaaaatatgattcccatatgtcgtttgtctggaacagaatccgaaagctgcaagggaaattttctccacctcccttgcctatattgaaaattgatggcttcctcatatctgattctggagaagttgcagaaacctttggtaggcatttctctaatatatctagtgccctacattactctcctgcattcaggaatattagggatggtaccacggttgttcctgctgttagtttaaattcagtcgtataatcttcctttcaccatgaaagaattagatcatgcaatctcgttatcttccccaacatctccttgggaagatgatatactgtactcaattatttttaatttgcctagaagtacaaaacaatttcttttagacattttaaacagtttttggctttcaggaacttcaccagagtcttggaagatatcgattattgtacctgttttaaaacctattaaagattccttccttcctaagaactataggccaattgctctaactagttgtgttagcaagatttatgagaggatggtcaatgctcgacttgtgtggtatttggattcaaagaatctcttatctaatcggcagtttggctttaggaaaaatagaagtacttctgaccctttggtgttccttactcgggagatacaaaatgctgtgcaaaaccagactgttgcagtgttctttgacctagaaaaagcctacgacactacctggcgagggggtatccttttgcagcTTGTAAAGTGGGGTGTTGTgagtaatttgttctattgtctgaaagattttttgtcagaacgttacctgaaagtaagagtgggctcttacatttcttctgcttaccctcaagaagaagggttaaccTCAGGGAAGCTTCCTTattccaacactctttaatgtagctgtcaacggcctactagaacaagttcctgtcggggtgcatggtctgccCTTTGCTGataattatgcaataatctgtagcaagtctacagctgtcgaagcttgtcaaaagatccagactgctattaatgcttcaacattatgggccagtgctaaagggttcaaattttcaccatatAAAACCAAAGTTATACGATTTTGCCgtttaagaagagtggaagagatccctacgctgtttttaaatgattcgattttaccttatgaagatagcattaagtatctaggtgttacatttgataagaaattaacttttactcaacatgttaatgaagttgtatgtaacatgaatcttcgtcttaatattcttaaagttgtatctaattttaattggggggcagatcgaattacccttttgaggatgaaccaggtgttatgcctaagcaaaattgattatggttgtcaagtttatggttgtgcatgcaagacaacactgcagaaattagatgttgtccataatttggctttacgtatttgtacgggagcctataggacttctccagtagaaagcctagatgttgagtcaggttttcccccactatttatctgtagggaggaattaggcttgagtcatatcaagaatacttacgtcaaagctaaaccctaactataagtacgttagagaaccaactgacagagccccaaatagaccgagactgccaaagccgcttgaggtccgactagcaagctctgccagggaggtgggattacttctccctgcagtagctgaaatttcgccctcaaagtttcctccttggaatagaccatgcctagaaatctgcccaattagggacagcaggagcaacagttctggtgatcagttgagggcaagtttcttggaccatgcttccgaacatggtgattctcatcatatatatactgatggctcgaagggttctggtggtgttggttgctctgtagtgactagtggtaatatcattaaaaagaaccttccttctaattcttctgtttttacagctgaactgctggcagttttgactgctcttaaatatatttttttatagttcttgtactaaccaggtttttaccatttttaccgactctgagtgttttatcttctctaaaaagcctagtctattgccaccctttagtgcaagaagtacaagattggttttatcttttaattaatagaagaggattttctgttaggttttgctgGGCTCcatcccatgttggaattgttgggaatgagcgagccaacgctgctgctaaggctgcaactaggcttaggcacatttccaacatgggcgtccctgtatccgATTTTAagagtaccattcgattttattgtagagaccagtggcaggcccactggtctactttagataataatcttaaattgaaatcgattaggccttctgttcatccttggcctcatagccagATGGacagaaggtctgagatagttttagctagattacgtattggccgcactaaatatactcacgggtatctaatgatgagtgatGAGTgaagcggataggcaggttcctcgctgttccacttgtcatgtggatttgactgtggtgcatattttggtggagtgccctcattttgaaaacaaacttggagcttgtttgctggcaaataagtctcttggcgatatttaggtgaaggtgctcaggcagagcaattatgacagttttttaaaaaaaatattggtcttttttatgaattgtaattttctcttaattgttttaggtttcttgtttggattttatgaatgaatgatttgtatgttagatcggttgtgtgtatgtttgtttgtacgacagtgacttttactcttaaagatatatatgagctgaatggcccctcggctccggcgcttggctgtgccaaaaattttataatctaatctttagccacttgtcttcactggttttcagatattgccacagtgctctgttctcgatgttgatgcagtcctctatacttagtagtcctctccctccttccttttgtgttatgtatagtctgtccgtatttgctcttgggtgtagtgctttgtgtattgtcatatgtttcctggttttctgatctatgctgcggagttctgctttcgtccattccactattcctgcgctgcatctgattactggcactgcccatgtgtttatggcttttatcatatttctggcattgagttttgacttgagtatcgccttgagtctctgcatatattctttcctgatcgtgtccttcatctcttggtgttttatatcccctccttccattattcccatatttgtatcctgtctcatctatgtgtttgatgttgctcccatctggtagctttatcccttcagttctcgttactttgcctttttgtttgttgactaaggcgcattttctattccaaactccatcctgatgtccccagatacaatccttacagtctggattagggtatctatttccttgatgctcttaccatacagcttgatgtcgtccatgaacatcagatggttaattctgttgcctcttttcttgagttgagttggtacctggcatccatcttctgtagtacttttgtcatgggaatcatggctactatgaagagtagtggggacagtgagtcgccctggaagatccctctctcgatattaacctctgctaatcttattccagagcttgtaagtattgtattccagttgtgcattgtatttttgaggtagccgatggtgttttcctctgccccatatattttcaggcattctattagccatgtgtgtggtatcatgtcgaaggctttcttatagtctatccatgccatgcttaggttggttttccttctcctactgttcttcattaccattttgtctatcaggaactggtcttttgtgcccctacacttccttctgcagcctttctattGGTGGGggtatggtgtttgtatcctccaGGTAGTTgcatagcctttcgctgatgatacctgatagtaacttccacattattggtaggtaggtgataggcctgtagttactggctatatttcccttactcttgtctttttgtactaaggatgttcttcctgtggtcatccatttgggtgcatggtgatttgagatacaatgctggagttgttctgctattcgtgggtgtagggccttgaggtttttgagccagtatctgtggacttcattgggacctggggctttccagtttggcattttctttagtttattattattattattattattgttatttttataataagacCAAGGCTAAGAGAGACTAAGAGAGAGAATGTCTACCCAATTGGGTAGATTGCCTTCCACCTGGGGTAGCTACGTAGGCGATGACATATCGTGAAGGTACCTGCTTGTCATACTCCACCTCTAACATAATAAGGAGGTAGACAAAGCTCCGCCAACATGGGTGATTTTGGGTAGGGGGAGGTCTGGAGTGTGCagacctctttctctttctcttggccTTGGTTGGGACTAAGTTGttagcttggaattcttccatATTCTTGATATGCGTGTTGTAATACTTCACAAATTATTCAATGTATGTAATTCATCCACATAATGAACCAGTCTATAGCTCATATGGTAGATCTACATCTATTCAGGGCGGGAATACAAAATGACAATCAGATTGGTTTTACCTCAGGCTTCGAAACTATAGCCTTCTATTTGCTGCAACGAAAGATGAGTGTTGCCAAGTAACTATTACCCACTATgaaaataattacctattcataCTGTATAGTAAATCTTGTCATGGGTCTTCTCACTTGTATACAAAGTGGCAAGCCGTAGCACAAATGCCGTCTTGTAACCACGGGGCCAATGCCACATCTTGCTGGCCATTATTGAATTTGTTGAAGCCTGGACTGTGTTAGTGACTACTTACTGCCTACCTGGATGAGCGGAGCTTCATGACGTCATATTATGTTTACATCACGAATTGTTTTAGGATCCTTGTCAGTGATTTTCTCGGTTCCGGCATCGGCTACtttattttactctataaaaatatcaaaactttCGAACTTAAGTACTAAATAATACGTGAAAAATTAGGTaaggttgtaaaatatacacttCCCAACTTTCACCattatccgatgctttgataaagtTATTGCCGATGAACAGAttcatcggctctgaatcccttaATAGCTGTATTATATGCTTTCAAGTTATTAAATTATATGGACAAGGGTAACTGCCATtaatgtgtaataaaaatccacaattatgtagtaAACTCTGTTACTGTGTAAAGtacaaaagcaaagacttttGAACAACTGAACCGAACGGTGTTCCTCGTCACTGTTTACGTTAAAATACCAAACGAGAGATCAGTTTTACTATGAAGAGTTACAAAAGTGGGGAGGGGATGTGGGAGGAGGGAAGAAGTTAACAGTCGGAGCTACGTAAGTCCCCAAATTACATCAGGGGTAGGTATAGTTATACATGATGAAGATTGCAATGTTGGGCAgattctgtctttaaatttgcAAAGTGATCCTATTGAAGGGGGATTATTTTAATAAGGTAACTTGCAACATAGTATTTTTCAATTGAAGAGtagagattccttctaaatttgtcatcTTGGGTGAATGGAAGACtcgcatatagtttctttcgtggaatagttcttatggaaggggagtccaaTAGTTTTAAAACAACACAAACCCTTCATCAATTAAGTTTTAAATAATCCTAAATGTGTGAAGATAAATAATCTTCCTTTTTTTCAAATAcggtttctttatttttcagttctgttttttaaatctttaatattGATTCATGTGAACATTTAAGTAGTGACGCACTTCGCTCTTGCAAGGAATGTTCTTCCGTATGAAATCTTTAACGAGTCTTTCATGAATAGTCATTGTAGgtcaactaaataaaaaaaaaagagaacatgaaaTTCCGTAGCCATCACTTTCCTTCCCATTTTTCATGGGTTCTCCTGTTTCTATCACActttaatttcttctttctcACTTTGGTCCACCCCGCCCATGAATATGCATCCGACTTCTTAAGAAGGCTCTGGGCCACAcgacttcattttcttttttgcgtCGTGAGTGAGTTCGGTGTCCATTTCCAGCACGAAACTTTAAATTTGAGTTTGATTTGTGTAGGGCAAATTTTGTCCATGTTTCTGATCTAATATTGTCCCTATATATTCCATCTTTCAAAAACTACCTCCTCAATGGCGACGAGCTTCCGAGAACACACTTGCCTGTGTTCACTATCTCAATCGTCCTTAATTGCCGGATCAATCATTATCTTTAGAATATTTGCCAGTATTTATACCTACTCGAAAGGTTAATCAAAAGTACATCTAGCCCTCCAGCAcatagtgttatttatttttaatggagtttAATTTTCATCTTCCATAGTTAGGATAATAAACCTTTTGGTATTTCTTAGTGCCATATGGATACAACATATTTTTGCCACGAATTACTCTCGATGACTGTAGGAAAATGGCAGTAAGGGTACCTAACTGTGACAGGTTCATGCAATCCTGCATCTTATAAATGAATCCTAAATAGATATTGCTTTGATGATGAAATATCAATATTGTCTAGGAAAATAAAGCAATTTCAATAATCTTACCAGAGGAATATCTCGGTACTGGGAATTATATTACTAAAGTAAGGTTTATGAGTAATATCTATTTAAGAAAATAGATTCGCTTTAGTCTATTAGAGAAAATTCCTGAATGAGCCCGTGCCATTTGTTTGCGAAGTAATAGTAGAAAATGGAATTTATTGATGATCCAGCAAACGTTCTTCGTTAAATGAATGAGAATGGGCATTATCTCTTGGATGCTGGAAACCTTACATAAAAGTTCCCAATGAAACCGGAAGATTTCCATTGTTAAAGAAGACGCGTAAATGTGGTAGTGACTTCTAGCATGTAATTTTCTCTGGAACCAGCCCCTCCTCTGGAACAAGATATTTGTAGGAAGAAATTTAAGAAGGATGTAACCATGCATAATAACAGTCTCGTGGATCTGTCAACTGCGGATGTTCCATTACGCTCACGATCTAGACGCTGATTACGCCTAACCATTTGTTGGCTTCGATTCCTTTGGCCGAATGTAAAGCGCTCTCTGGTGGGATTTGATTGCTTCTCTCTTATTAGATTTCGGTTTCTGCAATACTGATGTCAGCCTCCCTCCCAGTCGCTTGTCGATGTCACCGATGGAGTGTTTGTTGGCACTGTGTGATCCTTCCAGCCTTTCAGTAATGAGCAACATAATTTGGGATTCagattaaatgaagatgtttCGACAAATGGTTGAAGTAGtcaaaaatataagtattttgaATAGGTAAAACACTGTtaaactatgaaacaattgcgaAGCTTTTATAATAGATATGAATTTGTAAAATCTGTAATTCAATTAAAATCTCATGTCAACCGTCGAATAGATTTgtgtcaaaatagaaaaaaaaattattgggctGTTGTAAATACAAATGGAAATTCAAAAATACGCATTATGAGGTTATGCATATAACACGCGACTATGGCGTAGGATTTTTACACTAATAAATGTacgtgtat is part of the Macrobrachium nipponense isolate FS-2020 chromosome 15, ASM1510439v2, whole genome shotgun sequence genome and harbors:
- the LOC135226759 gene encoding myosin heavy chain IB-like translates to MEEFQANNLVPTKAKRKRKRSAHSRPPPTQNHPCWRSFVYLLIMLEVEYDKQVPSRYVIAYVATPGGRVPWLDQSLCKHGKPQKGGMRSSTKGAWEAPPGGAWEAPPGGQGRPHQGGHGRPHRGGWEGPTRGGTGGPTRGGQGGQGYPQLEGVWKNPHQRGTGGAPPEGEGPRRGSIQLLLLQGIRISFPAQQLLGLSHTDVFVKRF